A single Hippocampus zosterae strain Florida chromosome 1, ASM2543408v3, whole genome shotgun sequence DNA region contains:
- the tmem255a gene encoding transmembrane protein 255A isoform X1: MPPAPSLQSSGLTLSEISIGSSRPQRVTAGSFKRRKRKSIIVTVMLLIVSVLILIIGLAATTRTQNITVGGYYPGLILGFGSFLGIIGSHLIENKRQMLVASIVFISFGVVAAFCCAIVDGVFAARHIDLRPLYAGRCDYHSSETASERDVPCQTSSRTSCNLRVRTNTCYCCDLYNCGREHPLMGLQNRDGLKKYKKPSMIWNRVEVVGGYYEYTDVKSCKDVVYLYHLLWSATVLNIVALFLGIITAAVLGSFKDMTPAQASESNSEPEAITASAASEAPSRTNSNVNSYRNAAPSLPPYTAYVAQGCYMFADSSGLSDDSQSGASHLWPTMVPPRYSPPHDHPDDKPPPYSP; this comes from the exons GTTCTtttaagaggaggaagaggaaatcCATCATCGTTACAGTGATGCTGCTCATCGTGTCAGTGCTCATTCTCATCATCGGCTTGGCAGCGACGACTAGGACACAAAACATCACGGTGGGCGGCTACTACCCAGGACTCATT CTGGGCTTTGGCTCTTTTCTGGGAATCATCGGCTCCCATTTAATCGAAAACAAGAGGCAGATG TTAGTGGCTTCTATTGTCTTCATCAGCTTTGGAGTGGTGGCTGCATTCTGCTGTGCTATTGTAGATGGAGTTTTTGCTGCCAGGCACATT GACCTGAGGCCTCTTTATGCGGGACGCTGTGACTACCACTCCAGTGAGACTGCATCTGAGCGAGAC GTGCCTTGCCAGACGTCATCTCGCACGTCCTGCAACCTGCGCGTGAGAACCAACACGTGCTACTGCTGCGACCTGTACAACTGTGGCAG AGAGCATCCTCTAATGGGACTTCAGAATAGAGATGGTTTGAAAAAGTATAAGAAACCATCCATGATTTGGAA CCGCGTGGAGGTGGTGGGCGGCTACTACGAGTATACAGACGTGAAAAGCTGCAAAGACGTGGTGTACCTCTACCACCTGCTCTGGTCGGCGACCGTCCTCAACATCGTGGCTCTCTTCCTGGGCATCATCACTGCTGCGGTGCTAGGCAGCTTCAAAGACATG ACACCTGCTCAAGCATCTGAAAGCAATTCAGAACCGGAGGCCATCACAGCCTCAGCCGCCTCTGAGGCTCCATCACGCACTAATTCCAATGTCAATTCCTACCGCAACGCTGCCCCTTCCCTGCCGCCATACACGGCCTACGTTGCGCAG GGTTGCTATATGTTCGCCGACTCTTCTGGCCTGTCAGACGACTCCCAATCCGGGGCCAGTCACCTTTGGCCCACCATGGTGCCTCCGCGCTACTCCCCACCTCACGACCACCCAGACGACAAGCCGCCACCGTACAGCCCCTAA
- the zbtb33 gene encoding transcriptional regulator Kaiso isoform X2 produces the protein MPTLKLITAMDTQYSAALLKSMNEQRNTGLFCDVTIIVQDKKFHAHKAILSASSTYFHQLFVVSEQVIELNFLRAEIFEHIINYIYSSKIVRIRSDLLEELMSAGQTLGVKFLANLATPLSHVSGLPGLSKEENLQSQTSSGKDMPIVSESYSISAEEFEQSSNVSDRGVNSDDDDVMFVSKTDARSRAANQETSGDAIYVDAVKSEKVEEVQSKKCTSATFKEEAPAGTQEIKLPDRSPLRSPDSSSNNVNSPTRVSSGSTPTTPAQTSSLTAELTSASQSSGNGNVMENSDILGVHKKQICTSPQQGDFKIRLLDISDSPPSQRNVVKPTVATTKTVTLNAATQIESISPDCKIYANIGENTYDIVPVKEDPGEGGSKSNKGKRSIPQIPENLKPSPNKKKSKSESEDHYELIMDGKTFYVCTVCKRPYVCRTSLRRHFNTHSWERKYPCRYCDKVFALAEYRTKHEIQHTGERRYQCLMCQDTFLNYQLLSNHCKQVHNVDPSGKKAKDGEDNIYRLLPCKTMQMKPNSWSTDGPTAPFIGEDGGMRHMAHGQEGVRPPTQGQVLNWDDIFDFDEQMMMGRPGPPINVSPPEGKSDYNFNVPETY, from the coding sequence ATGCCAACTCTAAAGCTGATCACAGCGATGGACACGCAGTATTCAGCCGCATTGTTGAAGTCGATGAATGAGCAGCGCAATACTGGATTATTTTGCGACGTTACAATTATTGTGCAAGACAAGAAGTTCCATGCCCACAAAGCCATCCTGTCTGCATCGAGTACCTATTTCCACCAGCTCTTTGTCGTCAGCGAGCAAGTCATTGAACTTAACTTTCTTCGAGCGGAGATCTTCGAGCACATCATCAATTACATTTACAGCTCCAAGATTGTACGGATTCGCTCTGACTTGCTGGAGGAGCTCATGAGCGCCGGGCAGACACTCGGGGTGAAGTTCCTCGCGAATTTGGCGACACCGCTATCCCACGTTAGTGGGCTGCCTGGTTTGTCAAAGGAGGAAAACCTCCAAAGCCAAACATCGTCAGGAAAAGATATGCCCATCGTCTCAGAGTCCTATTCCATATCTGCAGAGGAGTTCGAGCAGTCGAGCAACGTCTCGGATCGAGGCGTGAACTCGGATGACGATGACGTCATGTTTGTCTCAAAGACAGATGCCAGATCGCGAGCTGCCAATCAGGAAACTTCAGGAGATGCCATTTATGTTGATGCGGTGAAATCAGAAAAGGTTGAAGAGGTGCAAAGCAAAAAATGCACAAGTGCAACATTTAAAGAAGAAGCTCCCGCAGGGACGCAAGAAATAAAGCTTCCCGACAGAAGCCCTCTGCGCAGTCCGGACAGCAGCTCCAATAACGTGAATTCccccaccagagtttcctccgGAAGTACTCCAACGACGCCGGCTCAGACTAGCAGCTTAACCGCCGAGCTGACCAGTGCTTCTCAATCGTCTGGAAATGGCAACGTGATGGAAAACAGTGACATACTGGGTGTCCACAAAAAGCAAATTTGCACTTCACCGCAGCAAGGGGATTTCAAAATTAGGCTGTTGGACATCTCGGACAGCCCCCCGAGTCAAAGAAATGTCGTCAAACCCACGGTAGCAACGACAAAGACGGTCACGCTCAATGCAGCCACACAAATCGAATCCATTTCCCCAGATTGTAAAATCTACGCCAACATAGGAGAGAACACCTACGACATTGTACCCGTTAAGGAAGATCCAGGCGAGGGCGGCTCCAAGTCCAACAAAGGGAAGCGATCCATCCCGCAAATACCTGAGAATCTCAAGCCCTCACCTAAcaagaaaaagtcaaagtcagaGTCCGAGGACCACTACGAGCTGATCATGGACGGCAAGACTTTCTACGTGTGCACCGTGTGCAAGCGTCCTTACGTGTGTCGGACTAGCCTCCGCCGCCACTTCAACACGCACTCATGGGAAAGGAAGTACCCGTGCCGCTACTGTGACAAAGTCTTCGCCCTGGCCGAGTACAGGACTAAACACGAAATTCAGCACACGGGCGAGCGGCGCTACCAGTGCCTGATGTGCCAGGACACCTTCCTCAACTACCAACTGCTCTCCAACCACTGCAAGCAAGTCCATAACGTGGACCCTAGCGGGAAGAAGGCCAAGGACGGCGAGGACAACATTTACCGCCTGCTGCCCTGCAAGACGATGCAGATGAAGCCCAACTCGTGGAGCACAGACGGGCCGACCGCGCCGTTCATCGGCGAGGACGGCGGCATGCGCCACATGGCTCACGGCCAGGAGGGTGTGCGTCCGCCCACCCAGGGCCAGGTTTTGAACTGGGACGACATTTTTGACTTTGACGAACAAATGATGATGGGCCGGCCCGGGCCGCCCATCAACGTTAGCCCACCTGAGGGCAAGTCGGACTACAATTTTAACGTTCCGGAGACGTATTGA
- the tmem255a gene encoding transmembrane protein 255A isoform X3 encodes MPPAPSLQSSGLTLSEISIGSSRPQRVTAGSFKRRKRKSIIVTVMLLIVSVLILIIGLAATTRTQNITVGGYYPGLILGFGSFLGIIGSHLIENKRQMLVASIVFISFGVVAAFCCAIVDGVFAARHIDLRPLYAGRCDYHSSETASERDVPCQTSSRTSCNLRVRTNTCYCCDLYNCGSRVEVVGGYYEYTDVKSCKDVVYLYHLLWSATVLNIVALFLGIITAAVLGSFKDMTPAQASESNSEPEAITASAASEAPSRTNSNVNSYRNAAPSLPPYTAYVAQGCYMFADSSGLSDDSQSGASHLWPTMVPPRYSPPHDHPDDKPPPYSP; translated from the exons GTTCTtttaagaggaggaagaggaaatcCATCATCGTTACAGTGATGCTGCTCATCGTGTCAGTGCTCATTCTCATCATCGGCTTGGCAGCGACGACTAGGACACAAAACATCACGGTGGGCGGCTACTACCCAGGACTCATT CTGGGCTTTGGCTCTTTTCTGGGAATCATCGGCTCCCATTTAATCGAAAACAAGAGGCAGATG TTAGTGGCTTCTATTGTCTTCATCAGCTTTGGAGTGGTGGCTGCATTCTGCTGTGCTATTGTAGATGGAGTTTTTGCTGCCAGGCACATT GACCTGAGGCCTCTTTATGCGGGACGCTGTGACTACCACTCCAGTGAGACTGCATCTGAGCGAGAC GTGCCTTGCCAGACGTCATCTCGCACGTCCTGCAACCTGCGCGTGAGAACCAACACGTGCTACTGCTGCGACCTGTACAACTGTGGCAG CCGCGTGGAGGTGGTGGGCGGCTACTACGAGTATACAGACGTGAAAAGCTGCAAAGACGTGGTGTACCTCTACCACCTGCTCTGGTCGGCGACCGTCCTCAACATCGTGGCTCTCTTCCTGGGCATCATCACTGCTGCGGTGCTAGGCAGCTTCAAAGACATG ACACCTGCTCAAGCATCTGAAAGCAATTCAGAACCGGAGGCCATCACAGCCTCAGCCGCCTCTGAGGCTCCATCACGCACTAATTCCAATGTCAATTCCTACCGCAACGCTGCCCCTTCCCTGCCGCCATACACGGCCTACGTTGCGCAG GGTTGCTATATGTTCGCCGACTCTTCTGGCCTGTCAGACGACTCCCAATCCGGGGCCAGTCACCTTTGGCCCACCATGGTGCCTCCGCGCTACTCCCCACCTCACGACCACCCAGACGACAAGCCGCCACCGTACAGCCCCTAA
- the tmem255a gene encoding transmembrane protein 255A isoform X4: protein MLLIVSVLILIIGLAATTRTQNITVGGYYPGLILGFGSFLGIIGSHLIENKRQMLVASIVFISFGVVAAFCCAIVDGVFAARHIDLRPLYAGRCDYHSSETASERDVPCQTSSRTSCNLRVRTNTCYCCDLYNCGREHPLMGLQNRDGLKKYKKPSMIWNRVEVVGGYYEYTDVKSCKDVVYLYHLLWSATVLNIVALFLGIITAAVLGSFKDMTPAQASESNSEPEAITASAASEAPSRTNSNVNSYRNAAPSLPPYTAYVAQGCYMFADSSGLSDDSQSGASHLWPTMVPPRYSPPHDHPDDKPPPYSP from the exons ATGCTGCTCATCGTGTCAGTGCTCATTCTCATCATCGGCTTGGCAGCGACGACTAGGACACAAAACATCACGGTGGGCGGCTACTACCCAGGACTCATT CTGGGCTTTGGCTCTTTTCTGGGAATCATCGGCTCCCATTTAATCGAAAACAAGAGGCAGATG TTAGTGGCTTCTATTGTCTTCATCAGCTTTGGAGTGGTGGCTGCATTCTGCTGTGCTATTGTAGATGGAGTTTTTGCTGCCAGGCACATT GACCTGAGGCCTCTTTATGCGGGACGCTGTGACTACCACTCCAGTGAGACTGCATCTGAGCGAGAC GTGCCTTGCCAGACGTCATCTCGCACGTCCTGCAACCTGCGCGTGAGAACCAACACGTGCTACTGCTGCGACCTGTACAACTGTGGCAG AGAGCATCCTCTAATGGGACTTCAGAATAGAGATGGTTTGAAAAAGTATAAGAAACCATCCATGATTTGGAA CCGCGTGGAGGTGGTGGGCGGCTACTACGAGTATACAGACGTGAAAAGCTGCAAAGACGTGGTGTACCTCTACCACCTGCTCTGGTCGGCGACCGTCCTCAACATCGTGGCTCTCTTCCTGGGCATCATCACTGCTGCGGTGCTAGGCAGCTTCAAAGACATG ACACCTGCTCAAGCATCTGAAAGCAATTCAGAACCGGAGGCCATCACAGCCTCAGCCGCCTCTGAGGCTCCATCACGCACTAATTCCAATGTCAATTCCTACCGCAACGCTGCCCCTTCCCTGCCGCCATACACGGCCTACGTTGCGCAG GGTTGCTATATGTTCGCCGACTCTTCTGGCCTGTCAGACGACTCCCAATCCGGGGCCAGTCACCTTTGGCCCACCATGGTGCCTCCGCGCTACTCCCCACCTCACGACCACCCAGACGACAAGCCGCCACCGTACAGCCCCTAA
- the tmem255a gene encoding transmembrane protein 255A isoform X2, whose translation MPPAPSLQSSGLTLSEISIGSFKRRKRKSIIVTVMLLIVSVLILIIGLAATTRTQNITVGGYYPGLILGFGSFLGIIGSHLIENKRQMLVASIVFISFGVVAAFCCAIVDGVFAARHIDLRPLYAGRCDYHSSETASERDVPCQTSSRTSCNLRVRTNTCYCCDLYNCGREHPLMGLQNRDGLKKYKKPSMIWNRVEVVGGYYEYTDVKSCKDVVYLYHLLWSATVLNIVALFLGIITAAVLGSFKDMTPAQASESNSEPEAITASAASEAPSRTNSNVNSYRNAAPSLPPYTAYVAQGCYMFADSSGLSDDSQSGASHLWPTMVPPRYSPPHDHPDDKPPPYSP comes from the exons GTTCTtttaagaggaggaagaggaaatcCATCATCGTTACAGTGATGCTGCTCATCGTGTCAGTGCTCATTCTCATCATCGGCTTGGCAGCGACGACTAGGACACAAAACATCACGGTGGGCGGCTACTACCCAGGACTCATT CTGGGCTTTGGCTCTTTTCTGGGAATCATCGGCTCCCATTTAATCGAAAACAAGAGGCAGATG TTAGTGGCTTCTATTGTCTTCATCAGCTTTGGAGTGGTGGCTGCATTCTGCTGTGCTATTGTAGATGGAGTTTTTGCTGCCAGGCACATT GACCTGAGGCCTCTTTATGCGGGACGCTGTGACTACCACTCCAGTGAGACTGCATCTGAGCGAGAC GTGCCTTGCCAGACGTCATCTCGCACGTCCTGCAACCTGCGCGTGAGAACCAACACGTGCTACTGCTGCGACCTGTACAACTGTGGCAG AGAGCATCCTCTAATGGGACTTCAGAATAGAGATGGTTTGAAAAAGTATAAGAAACCATCCATGATTTGGAA CCGCGTGGAGGTGGTGGGCGGCTACTACGAGTATACAGACGTGAAAAGCTGCAAAGACGTGGTGTACCTCTACCACCTGCTCTGGTCGGCGACCGTCCTCAACATCGTGGCTCTCTTCCTGGGCATCATCACTGCTGCGGTGCTAGGCAGCTTCAAAGACATG ACACCTGCTCAAGCATCTGAAAGCAATTCAGAACCGGAGGCCATCACAGCCTCAGCCGCCTCTGAGGCTCCATCACGCACTAATTCCAATGTCAATTCCTACCGCAACGCTGCCCCTTCCCTGCCGCCATACACGGCCTACGTTGCGCAG GGTTGCTATATGTTCGCCGACTCTTCTGGCCTGTCAGACGACTCCCAATCCGGGGCCAGTCACCTTTGGCCCACCATGGTGCCTCCGCGCTACTCCCCACCTCACGACCACCCAGACGACAAGCCGCCACCGTACAGCCCCTAA
- the zbtb33 gene encoding transcriptional regulator Kaiso isoform X1: MRAENAQGADMPTLKLITAMDTQYSAALLKSMNEQRNTGLFCDVTIIVQDKKFHAHKAILSASSTYFHQLFVVSEQVIELNFLRAEIFEHIINYIYSSKIVRIRSDLLEELMSAGQTLGVKFLANLATPLSHVSGLPGLSKEENLQSQTSSGKDMPIVSESYSISAEEFEQSSNVSDRGVNSDDDDVMFVSKTDARSRAANQETSGDAIYVDAVKSEKVEEVQSKKCTSATFKEEAPAGTQEIKLPDRSPLRSPDSSSNNVNSPTRVSSGSTPTTPAQTSSLTAELTSASQSSGNGNVMENSDILGVHKKQICTSPQQGDFKIRLLDISDSPPSQRNVVKPTVATTKTVTLNAATQIESISPDCKIYANIGENTYDIVPVKEDPGEGGSKSNKGKRSIPQIPENLKPSPNKKKSKSESEDHYELIMDGKTFYVCTVCKRPYVCRTSLRRHFNTHSWERKYPCRYCDKVFALAEYRTKHEIQHTGERRYQCLMCQDTFLNYQLLSNHCKQVHNVDPSGKKAKDGEDNIYRLLPCKTMQMKPNSWSTDGPTAPFIGEDGGMRHMAHGQEGVRPPTQGQVLNWDDIFDFDEQMMMGRPGPPINVSPPEGKSDYNFNVPETY, translated from the exons ATGCGGGCGGAAAACGCACAAGGCGCAG ACATGCCAACTCTAAAGCTGATCACAGCGATGGACACGCAGTATTCAGCCGCATTGTTGAAGTCGATGAATGAGCAGCGCAATACTGGATTATTTTGCGACGTTACAATTATTGTGCAAGACAAGAAGTTCCATGCCCACAAAGCCATCCTGTCTGCATCGAGTACCTATTTCCACCAGCTCTTTGTCGTCAGCGAGCAAGTCATTGAACTTAACTTTCTTCGAGCGGAGATCTTCGAGCACATCATCAATTACATTTACAGCTCCAAGATTGTACGGATTCGCTCTGACTTGCTGGAGGAGCTCATGAGCGCCGGGCAGACACTCGGGGTGAAGTTCCTCGCGAATTTGGCGACACCGCTATCCCACGTTAGTGGGCTGCCTGGTTTGTCAAAGGAGGAAAACCTCCAAAGCCAAACATCGTCAGGAAAAGATATGCCCATCGTCTCAGAGTCCTATTCCATATCTGCAGAGGAGTTCGAGCAGTCGAGCAACGTCTCGGATCGAGGCGTGAACTCGGATGACGATGACGTCATGTTTGTCTCAAAGACAGATGCCAGATCGCGAGCTGCCAATCAGGAAACTTCAGGAGATGCCATTTATGTTGATGCGGTGAAATCAGAAAAGGTTGAAGAGGTGCAAAGCAAAAAATGCACAAGTGCAACATTTAAAGAAGAAGCTCCCGCAGGGACGCAAGAAATAAAGCTTCCCGACAGAAGCCCTCTGCGCAGTCCGGACAGCAGCTCCAATAACGTGAATTCccccaccagagtttcctccgGAAGTACTCCAACGACGCCGGCTCAGACTAGCAGCTTAACCGCCGAGCTGACCAGTGCTTCTCAATCGTCTGGAAATGGCAACGTGATGGAAAACAGTGACATACTGGGTGTCCACAAAAAGCAAATTTGCACTTCACCGCAGCAAGGGGATTTCAAAATTAGGCTGTTGGACATCTCGGACAGCCCCCCGAGTCAAAGAAATGTCGTCAAACCCACGGTAGCAACGACAAAGACGGTCACGCTCAATGCAGCCACACAAATCGAATCCATTTCCCCAGATTGTAAAATCTACGCCAACATAGGAGAGAACACCTACGACATTGTACCCGTTAAGGAAGATCCAGGCGAGGGCGGCTCCAAGTCCAACAAAGGGAAGCGATCCATCCCGCAAATACCTGAGAATCTCAAGCCCTCACCTAAcaagaaaaagtcaaagtcagaGTCCGAGGACCACTACGAGCTGATCATGGACGGCAAGACTTTCTACGTGTGCACCGTGTGCAAGCGTCCTTACGTGTGTCGGACTAGCCTCCGCCGCCACTTCAACACGCACTCATGGGAAAGGAAGTACCCGTGCCGCTACTGTGACAAAGTCTTCGCCCTGGCCGAGTACAGGACTAAACACGAAATTCAGCACACGGGCGAGCGGCGCTACCAGTGCCTGATGTGCCAGGACACCTTCCTCAACTACCAACTGCTCTCCAACCACTGCAAGCAAGTCCATAACGTGGACCCTAGCGGGAAGAAGGCCAAGGACGGCGAGGACAACATTTACCGCCTGCTGCCCTGCAAGACGATGCAGATGAAGCCCAACTCGTGGAGCACAGACGGGCCGACCGCGCCGTTCATCGGCGAGGACGGCGGCATGCGCCACATGGCTCACGGCCAGGAGGGTGTGCGTCCGCCCACCCAGGGCCAGGTTTTGAACTGGGACGACATTTTTGACTTTGACGAACAAATGATGATGGGCCGGCCCGGGCCGCCCATCAACGTTAGCCCACCTGAGGGCAAGTCGGACTACAATTTTAACGTTCCGGAGACGTATTGA